CAGATATTGAACACTGCGCAAAAAAGAGCCGGCTGCGCTTCCGTTCTGCCAAGGTCCATCGAGTAAGAGAGCGTCACCGGCGTGCGCCTGAAGCGGCGCCAGTCGAGCGACGCGATGCCTCCTATCGCAGTCGTTCGCAGATACGCGTTGTACTCGGAGACCCGTTCACTGAAGACGGTGATGTTCGGAAGCACGAGAAGGCTGCGGAATATCGGCTGACGGAGGGTCGCACCCACGTAATAGTTGAGTTTCCTGCTAAATGGGTCAGACCTGGCCTGCGGACAGACATCCTTCAGGCCGCTGAGCGGCTCGCCGATTCCAATCTTCGACACACGCGTAGTCAGGTCGAGACGCCGGGCGGTGTGCATGAAATTGTAGTTCGACAGCTCGCCGCTGACTCTGAAGCAGTCGAGCGTCCCGTATCCCGCGCCGAGCCGGGCGGCCCTCGTTGTGTTTTCCGCCAGGACCGCCTTGATCGTGAGGATCGAGTCGGTTGGGCCCGAGGCAGTGTCCGGAAGAAGTGAAACGTGCTGGTAAGCCTCGGTCTGATAGAGAGTGCGTTGCGCGTCAAGCAGCTCTTCCTCGCGATACACACGGCCCGAGTCGAGCCCGATGATTCGGCGCACGACCGGCAACGGGATCTGCTGAGACTTACCCGAAAACGGCACGACCGCTATGTCGACGCCGCCAATCCGGGTGAAGGGTCCCGGCTGAACGGCAATGGTGTCGAACGCTGCGAGTCTCAGCGAATCGACGCCGAAGCTGTTGGTGACGACCGCGCGCGGGTAGCCGTTGTTGCGCAGGCGACGTGCTATCGTATCGCGCGCAGCTTCTACAAGGACGCGATCGAATCTCTGTCCCGCCCGGATTGGAAGTCCGCGTGTGATTCGGCCTGGCTCGGGAACCGAGTCGAGGCCGGCAATGACCAGAGACTCGAGTCGAGTCGGTCGCCCCTCGTTGATTTTGAATTCGACCTCCACGCCTCCGGCGCCGGCGCTTCTCACCGCGGTGTCGACGGTAACATCGGGGAATCCGCGCCTTCGGTAGAAGACGATGAGCCGGGCGCGATCCTTTGGAAGCTCCGCGCGATCGAGGCACCGACGGGCGGTGAACGGCAAATGCAGAAACCGCCGCGCCCACGCGGACGGTGTGGTGACGATGATCTTCGCCAGCTCGGCCGAGGTAAACGCCGTGTTGCCGGTAAACTCGAGCTCCCTCACCTCCAGATCCCCCGTCTCGCAGGTCACGTCCTGGGCGGAGGCGGTTCGCGCGGCGATGAGAAAAAGTGCTGGGAGAGCGAACTGCGGAATGCGCCGCGCGAATCCGTGAAGCATCACCCGCTGGGAGTTCGGTCCCAGGGGCCGGCGGGTCCGCTCGTGGGCTCGGGCGGCTCCGGCTCACGCGCCAGCGCGTCCGGCGGTACCAACGGAGTGCGCTGGATTAAGAGTTGCACAAGGTAAAATCCCGCAAGGCCCGCCGCGATGCCGACGCCGATGGCAGGCACGAGGTCAGCGGCACCCAGGTGGCGCCTGTAATAGTAGTCTTCACTCAAATTGACGCCTTCAAGAGGGCTGGGTAAGTTCTCGCGTTCGCCCACCACATGTCAACGGTACCGTAATGCACATCCGACGATTCGCCTTGGCGGCGCTGACCGCCATCGTCGCGTGCACCGGGGGCGAATCCTCGCCCGCGCGTCGCACGCTGATCGATTCCCGCGACACCTACGATCCCCGCTCCCTCGATCCCGCCCTTTCAACCGATGCGCCAACCGGGCGCGCAGTCTCGTACGTTTTCGACGGACTCGTCCGGTTCACGCCCGAGGCGCAGCTCGTACCGGGCCTGGCACGAGACTGGATCGTCTCCCCCGACGGACTCACCTACACGTTTCACCTCAGGTCCGGCGTAAAGTTCCACGACGGGAGGCCTTTTGGCGCGCGGAACGTAATCTCGAGCTTTCAGCGCGCCCTCGACCCCGTAACCAAGGGTGGACGTGGCTGGCCGCTCTATCCGATCGCCGGCGCCAAGGAGTATGCGGACGGCAAAGCCCGATCGATCGCCGGACTCTCCGCGCCCAACGACAGCACCGTCGTCATGCGGCTCACGGAGCCATTCGGAATTTTCCCCAAGCTGCTGGCGATGCCGGTTGCCTCGATCGTGCCCGACTCGGTGCCCGCCAATTTTGGCGAGCATCCCGTGGGCACGGGCCCCTGGAAGTTCGTCGAGTGGAAGCACGACGACTACCTCCTCTACGCGAAGAACGACGGTTACTGGGGCGGCGCACCGAAGGCTGATTCGCTGAGAGCACGCATCATCCCGGAGCCCAGCACGGCTGTCGCGGAATTCGAGTCGGGGAACGTCGACGTCCTTTACGTGCCCGAAGGTGAGACCCGCAACTGGGAGGAGACCGACGACAAGAAGGCGATGCTCGAGTCGGCCCCCGCACTCAGGATGCTTTACGTCGCCATCAACACCACTCGCGGGCCGCTGAAAGATCCGCGCGTCCGCCAGGCGCTGAACTATGCGACAGACGTTCGCGGTATCCTGGATGGAATCATGAGCGGCCGCGGCAACCTCGCCGCCGGCGTCATCCCGCCGTCGCTCGCCGGCGGAGACTCCACGCGAAAGGGCTATGCACGAGATGTCGCCAAAGCCAAGCAGCTCCTCGCCGACGCAGGTCATCGTAACGGAATCGACGTCGAGCTGTGGTCATCGCAGACAGCGCCCTTCCCGCGGATCGCGCAGACGATACAGGCGAACCTTGCGGATGCCGGCGTACGCGTGAAGCTCGTCCAGCGCGATGCGTCATCCATGCGCGAGGCCGCGCGCGCCGGACAGACTGATATGGCACTCAAGGACTGGTTCGCCGACTACCCCGACGCCGAGAATTTCCTATATCCTCTGCTTCACACGAGCAACAAGGGAGTCGGCGGAAACGTCTCCTTCTACTCGAACCCGCAGTTCGACAAGCTCGTGTCGGATGCCCGGCGCGAGCCGGACGAAACAAAGCGCGTCGCGATGTACCGTGACGCAGACCTCATGTCCTACAACGACGCGCCGATGATCTACCTGTTCTTCTACAAGGAGCTCTACGCCATCCAGCCGTGGATCACCGATTTCAAGGTTCCGTCCATCTTCACGGGCCAGGCATGGACGTCAGTTCAGATCAAACGGCAGCAGCAGCAGTGACCGGATAGGTCATTGTTCGCCTTCATCATACGCCGCCTCGTCCTCTCCATTCCGACGCTCCTCGGCGTCATGGTCGTCGTATTCCTGCTCCTGTACGTGGCGCCCGGTGACCCGGTGCAGGACATGGTTGGCGAGCGCGCAGACGCGGAGACAATCGCGCGCCTGCGAAAGGAGCTGCATCTCGACGAGCCCGTGCTGAAGCAGTTCGCGCTTTACACCGGCGGGGTTCTTCGCGGCGATCTCGGCCGCTCGTACATCACGCAGCGCCCGATAATCCAGGACATTCGCGAGCGATTCCCAAAAACGCTGCTGCTTGCGGGCTCGGCAATGCTCCTCGCCTCGGTCCTGGGTATCACGATAGGTGTGCTGAGCTCGCGCAATCCGGGGGGATGGTTCGACCGCATATCGCTCGGCCTGGCGTACCTGGGGATCTCCTTCCCGGTGTACTGGGTGGGACTGATCCTGATCCTGGTATTCGCGGTGACTCTCAAGTGGCTGCCGCCGTCGGGATACGGCGGCGTCGAGTATCTGATCCTGCCCGCGCTCGCGCTGGGCTCGAGGTCCATCGCATTTCTCGCGCGCGTCACGCGATCGGCGATGCTCGACGTACTCCACAGCGATTTCGTGAGAACGGCGCGGGCAAAAGGTTTGACTGAGCAGGTTGTGGTGATGCGGCACGCGCTCAGGAACGCGCTAATCCCGATAGTAACTGTGCTCGGCCTCGACTTCGGGTACTACCTGACGGGGAGCATTCTTACAGAAACGATCTTCTCGTGGCCGGGAATCGGTCGCTATGTGGTCAACGCGATTGCGCGCCGCGATCTTCCCGCAATCAGCGGGACGGTTTTGTTCCTGAGCTTCGTGTTCGTTCTCGTCAATCTTCTCACCGACCTCGCATACGCGAAGGCCGACCCACGAGTGACGTACAGCTAGCGGGAAGGATGTGGGGGAGATTTTCGGATCCTATTGCCAGTATTGGCAATCGCGCTACGATGGTCGTCTGCGGCACCAGGTGCATTGCCAATACTGGCAATGAGATCCGAAAATCTCCCCCATATCCTTCGCGCGGTCAGCTACAGCGCTAGTCGTCCTTTTGCCCGAAAACGGCCATGTTGGATGAGTGCCCCGGATTGACCTTCTTCTCGGGGTAGATCCAGTGAAAGGCTTGATTGACCGCGGCTGCAGCCTCCCCGAAACCGGTCGCTATCAGCTTCAGCTTTCCCGGATAAGCCGTGATATCGCCCGCGGCATATATGCCGGGTCGTCCCGTCTCCATCAGCGAGTTGACGACGATCTCGTCCTTCTCGAGAGTCAGCCCCCAATTGGCGAGCGGACCGATGTCGCTCACGAAGCCCAGCATCGGGAGCACTGAGTCAGCCTCGACGTCCCGGGTCTCTTTCGTTTTCACGTCGCGCAGTGTCACGCCGGTGAGTCGGTCGTCGCTCGACAGAACGTCGTGCAGCTCATGAAAGGGCAGCAAAGTGGTTCGCCCGGCCACGACTGCAGCGTTGACCTCCGCGACCGTTGCTCCGTGCGCCCGATACCTGTCGCTTCGGTGCACCAGCGTCACCGCGGCGGCGCGATCGCGAAGCTGGTGCGCCCAGTCGAACGCCGTGTCTCCGCCGCCGATGATCACGATCCTCTGGTCTCGAAACAATTCCGGGTCGGCGACGTTGTCGAAAATCCCACGCCCATACCACGGCTCCGCGCACGCCTGCGGCAAGCGGCGGGGGGTAAACGCCCCGATTCCGGCGGCGATTATCACCGACCGGCTCGGAAAACGGTCGGTCTCCGTGACCAGGACGAAATGCCCATTCTCTTGCTCGAGACCTGTAACGTGCTGGTTGAGAAACGAGGGGAAATTGAACTGCCCCGCCTGGTCGGCTAGAGCGTTTACGAGGTCCTTCGCGAGGATCTGCCGGTAGCCGCCGACATCGAAGATGTACTTCTCGGGATACAGAGCGGTGAGCTGCCCGCCGAGCTGCGGAAGCGTGTCGACTATCTGCGCCGTCGCGCCCCGCATGCCTGCATAAAAGGAGGCGAAAAGACCCGTCGGTCCACCGCCGATGATCGTCATGTCCCTTATCTCGTGCATCGCGCAAAATATAGCCACATTTCAAATCATGAAGATTTACACGAAGACCGGCGACGAAGGCATGACCGGACTCTTCGGTGGCGGCCGCGTCTCTAAGGATCATGCGCGCGTCGAGGCGTACGGCGATGTGGATGAGCTCAACGCATTCGTCGGGCTCGCTCGTGCCGCCGAGCCGATGCCGCAGATAGACGAAGTGCTCGTTCCGATCCAGCGCGATCTCTTCAGCATCGGCGCCTTGCTCGCAACTCCGGATCAGGAAAAGATGCAGCAGCATCTCAGCAAAGCGCGCATCGGTGACGATCGGATTGCCGAGCTCGAGCATTCCATAGATGCATGCGATCGCGAGCTCGACACATTGAAGGCGTTCATCCTGCCCGGTGGAACGCAGAAAGCCGCAGCACTTCATGTCGCCCGCACAGTATGCCGGCGCGCCGAGCGACGTGTGATCAGCCTGCAGCGGGAGGTGGAGATCCCTCAGATCGTGGTGGTCTACCTCAATCGCCTGTCTGATCTTCTCTTCACTCTCGCCAGGGCTGCCAATGCCCGGGCAGGAGCGGGAGAGGTGACCTGGTAGCGGGCAACTCCGGGTTGAGTGGCCTTGCGTCACCGGGTGAGGGAGGCGAGGTCCGCATCCTCCCGTATCCGATCATCGTCGAGCGAGGGGCGCTGGACCGGCTGGGCGACATCGTCCGGAGATTCGCTCCCGCCCATCGGTATGCCGTCATCACAGACTCGAACGTCGGCCCTATCTATGGTATCCGGGCTATCGGCGGATTCCTCCCCGGTTCGGCCGATCTCTTCACCGTGCCGGCCGGTGAGACAAACAAGACCCGGGAGAGCTGGAGTCGTCTGACCGACGATCTCGTTGCCGCCGGTTTCGGGCGGGATTCTGCGGTCGTCGCCCTTGGCGGCGGGATGGTGGGAGACCTCGCGGGATTCGTTGCAGGCACGTTCATGCGGGGCGTCCCCGTGGTCCAGGTCCCGACCACTTTCCTGGCGATGATCGACGCGTCGATCGGCGGGAAAACGGGGGTCGACACGCCCTCGGGAAAGAATCTGGTGGGGCTTTTTCATCCTCCGGCTGCAGTCGTATCAGACCCGGAAACTCTTGGTACGCTTGCACTTGACCTTTTGAGAACGGGATTTGCCGAGGCGATTAAGCATGGCGTAATAGCGGACTCGGGTTACTTTGGGTTCGTGACGCAGGAGCTACCCACGCTCCTTGCGCCTGGCGGTGCCGGGAGTGACACGTTGACTCGCGTCGTCGTCCGCAGCATACAGATCAAGGCAGGGATCGTCGCCCGCGACGAGCGGGAGCGCGGCCTCCGGAAGGTGTTGAACTTCGGTCACACCATCGGACACGCACTCGAGGCTCTGAGCGGCTACGATCTCGCACATGGCGAAGCCGTCGCGATTGGAATGGCGCTCGAAAGTGCCCTGGCCGAGCGCGCCGGAATAGCCGAAGCCGGAACGTCGGAAGCGATTCGCAACGCTCTGAGCGCGGCGGGTCTGCCCGTGCGTCGCCCACTGGGGGTGGCGGGCGAAAGGATCATCGAGGCGATGCGGGCTGACAAGAAAGCCCGTCGCGGCGAAACAGAGTACGCGCTCCCGTGCCGTATCGGAGCGATGGCTGGCTCGAGCTCTGGTTGGGCTGTAACGGTAGCTGACGACATCGTTCGGGAGGTGCTGACATGAAACGTGGCGATTTTATCCGGCTCGCAATCGCCGTCGCTATTGCCATCATGTTCATTCAGAGCGGTGCCATGCGGCTGCCCATGAGCAAGGTCGTGCTCAAGCACCAGCCCGTATTCGTCTATGCGAAACCCGCCATGGTCTATACCAAACCCGCCTTGGTCGCCGGAGCGAAGAAGGTCATTCGCGAGAGCCGTCACATCAAGGGAGTGATCCGTCGCGCCTCGGCGCGCGAGGCGCTTCGGATGCGCGCCCTGGGAATCGTTCCCCACCCGCGCCAGTTCGCGCGAGCCAGTGCAGGTGAAGAGGTGCCCGTTTCCCTTACGCAGTATTGCCTGAAGGGGACCACGCGCCGCGGCCGCTGGGTCCGACCGGGCATCGTCGCGGCCGACCCTCGAATTTTTCCGCTCGCGCGCTACGTCGAAGTCTTCATGGGCAACAAGTACATCGGCCGATTTCTGGTGGATGACACCGGCAGGAACGTCATCGGCGCGACGCTGGATATCTGGACTCCGTCATGCAAGCAGGCCACGCGTTTTGGCCGGCAGTTCGGGCGAGCCGTTCTCGTAGCTCGCGAAGAGGAGCATAGGCCGAGTCTGGCCCAGCTTCAGCTCGACGTGATTCCGGATTTGAGGGCAGTGGCCGAGCTGTTCGAGGGACTAGCCAAGCGTTGAGGTCGCCAGTCCACAGTTCGCGAATTGGTCCGATGCGCGGTCCGCAAATCGGCCCGAAGTGCGCGGCGGTTGTTTGGCCCTACAATTGCTCGACCATGCCTCAACCCTAAGAGGGACAACAGTATGTCATCGTTCAGTACCTACCTCGTCGGCTTCATCGTGCTCATCCTCGGTCTGGCTGTCGCAGCGTACCTGGTGGGCGTCTCGCCGACGTGGATTGCTGTCGGTGTAATCGTGCTGATCGGCATTGGCATTCTCACTGGAACGAGCCGAACGAAGACCAAAGATCCGCCAACGACTCCGTAAGAACGCCGGCGCCAACTAACGGGATGACCAGTCCTCTGTAATAAACGGACGAACCTCCGCCGGTATCGCATGTCGGAGAACCCGATAAATACAGGCACTCCGTGACTGGCATGAAATGTGGCAGTTGACCTTGCAATTCCCCCTCATTAACGTGCGCCTTGGGTTGAGCACCGCGAGCTGATCGAGCGCTTGCCGGACAATTCGCTAGAGGGCGTCCATGCAGACTTCGGCCGAGAGCAAGTCTAAAGGCTTCTTCCGTTCGTCTCCCTCCACCGCTTTCGACCAATACCTCCAGGACATACAGAAACTCCCGCTGATAAGCAACGCCGAAGAAGAGCGTCGCCTCGCGCGCCGGGCGCAGGCAGGTGACGAGAAAGCTGCAGAGCGTCTCGTCACGGCCAATCTCCGGTTCGTCATCTCCTACGTGAAGAAATACCAGGGCCACGGACTCGACTTGAGCGAACTTGTGGCGATCGGAAATGAAGGGCTTCTCAAGGCAGTAAGAAAGTTCGATCCGGAGCAAGGCGTAAAGTTCATTTCGTATGCAGTGTGGTGGGTCCGGCAGGCAGTTCTCAAAGCCCTTGCAGAGCAGACCCGATCGGTAAGAATTCCCCTCAATCAGAATTCGCAGCTAATCAAGCTCGCCCGCGCACAGACAGTTCTCTCCCAGGTTCTCAAGCGCGATCCCACAGACCACGAAATAGGCCGGCTCCTCGAGGAGACACCCGAGGCCGTTCGCTCAGCAAAGCAGATGTCGGCCACGGAGATCTCGCTCGACGCTCCGATCGACCGCTCGGACCGCGAGGCCTGCACTCTTGGGGAGAGATTCGCCGGGGTTGACGGCGCGGAGATCGAGGAAGTGACGGACTTCCATCTCATGCGCGAGTTCATCGATCGCGTTTTCCGGAAGTATCTCACGCCCCGCGAGCGGAAGATTCTTCACCTGTATTACGGTCTCGAGCAGGGCTCGGATGCGATGACGCTCGAGAAGATCGGCGCTCTGATGGGCGTAACCCGCGAGCGCATCAGGCAGATCCGCGAGCGCGCGTTCGAAAAGCTGCGCGAGTCTCCGGACGGAGCAGCGCTGTCGGGGTTCTGGACAGCGGACTAACACAACTGCAGGTGAAGGGGTGACGGACCGCTCACTCATTCCAGCGTTCGTCAACCCCGGCTCAGGAAGCTCCGAGAAGGCCCGAGACGCGCTGACGTCTTCGGGCCATTTTGATGTACAGGAAGTCGAGCCGGCAAAACTCGAGCACGAGATAAAGCGCGCGGTCGCAGCCGGCGCTAAACGCATCCTCATAGCGGGCGGCGACGGATCGATTTGCGCCGCGGCACAGGTGATTTCGGGTACCGACGTCGAGCTTGCCATCCTGCCCGGCGGCACGCTCAACCATTTTGCGATAGACAACGGAATTCCTGTCGAGCTCGCGGAGGCGGTGCGGGTGGCCATCGGCACAAGGACGAGAACCGTGGATGTCGGCTTTGCGGGAAATCGAGTGTTCCTCAACACGAGCTCGATCGGCGCTTATGTCACGTTCGTCCGGTTGCGCGACCGGCTGGAAAAGCGTTTCGGCTACAAGCTGGCGAGCCTCATCGCGTCGATCAGGATATTCTTCAGCCTGCGGAGGCTCCGCGTCGAGCTGGAGGTGGACGGCCAGGTCAAACACTACCGGACGCCCCTGGTGTTCATCGGCGTTGGCGAGCGAGAGCTCGAGTTTCCGCATCTTGGCACCCGCGTCAAGAATGGCAAGCGAGGCCTGCACCTGTTCATCGTGCACGGGCGCAGGCGCGGACGGCTCCTGGTCGTCGCCTTCGAAGCGGTCTCGCGCGGAGTGGCGAGCGTTCGCCGCATGCCTGAGCTGGACGCATTCGTGCTGGAGCGCTGCACGATCGATCTCCGGCGGCCTCAAGCCTTGATCGCGTTCGACGGCGAAACGGAGCCGATGGCGACTCCGCTCGAGTATCGAATAGAGCACGACACGCTTCGCATCGTTGTCCCCGTGCCTGTCGAGGAACTGGTCGGAGAGGCAGCGGCCGCGCATCCCGCATAGGTTTCCGGTATGGCGACTGAAAAGCTGGCGAACCAGCTCGCCGGCGTGGTCGGCGAAAGGTTCGTGCTCATGCGGCCGTCGGAGCTGCTGGTTTACAACTCCGATGGACTTCCTGGATATCGGCGCAAGCCGCGCCTTGCAGTTTTTCCCGGGACTCGAGAGCAGA
This Gemmatimonadaceae bacterium DNA region includes the following protein-coding sequences:
- a CDS encoding BamA/TamA family outer membrane protein, which encodes MLHGFARRIPQFALPALFLIAARTASAQDVTCETGDLEVRELEFTGNTAFTSAELAKIIVTTPSAWARRFLHLPFTARRCLDRAELPKDRARLIVFYRRRGFPDVTVDTAVRSAGAGGVEVEFKINEGRPTRLESLVIAGLDSVPEPGRITRGLPIRAGQRFDRVLVEAARDTIARRLRNNGYPRAVVTNSFGVDSLRLAAFDTIAVQPGPFTRIGGVDIAVVPFSGKSQQIPLPVVRRIIGLDSGRVYREEELLDAQRTLYQTEAYQHVSLLPDTASGPTDSILTIKAVLAENTTRAARLGAGYGTLDCFRVSGELSNYNFMHTARRLDLTTRVSKIGIGEPLSGLKDVCPQARSDPFSRKLNYYVGATLRQPIFRSLLVLPNITVFSERVSEYNAYLRTTAIGGIASLDWRRFRRTPVTLSYSMDLGRTEAQPALFCAVFNICDRQDRQRVQQTQRLAVVSALVSRDNSNNVFSPTAGSQWRVEARHASPVTLSDSSLRFSKLLAERSQYWGIPGGAVIAFRVRGGIVFGRSLSNTGFIPPQERLYAGGPTTVRGFSQNELGSAIYIARSYEVAYPIFPFTDTLFRIPGGDSSFRRAVPVGGNSLLVTNLELRLRSPFLPEVLQWTVFADAGDVWNRGQRGSFQNFSLKVTPGFQFTALSPVGPVRLVVGYNPYSRPPGPIYYEVPRVVGSSDELGAEAGSLPCVSPGNRLAVHRPDPNSNILVQSEGICPTFLPRSNTSFRSRLTFGLAIGQAF
- a CDS encoding ABC transporter substrate-binding protein, which translates into the protein MHIRRFALAALTAIVACTGGESSPARRTLIDSRDTYDPRSLDPALSTDAPTGRAVSYVFDGLVRFTPEAQLVPGLARDWIVSPDGLTYTFHLRSGVKFHDGRPFGARNVISSFQRALDPVTKGGRGWPLYPIAGAKEYADGKARSIAGLSAPNDSTVVMRLTEPFGIFPKLLAMPVASIVPDSVPANFGEHPVGTGPWKFVEWKHDDYLLYAKNDGYWGGAPKADSLRARIIPEPSTAVAEFESGNVDVLYVPEGETRNWEETDDKKAMLESAPALRMLYVAINTTRGPLKDPRVRQALNYATDVRGILDGIMSGRGNLAAGVIPPSLAGGDSTRKGYARDVAKAKQLLADAGHRNGIDVELWSSQTAPFPRIAQTIQANLADAGVRVKLVQRDASSMREAARAGQTDMALKDWFADYPDAENFLYPLLHTSNKGVGGNVSFYSNPQFDKLVSDARREPDETKRVAMYRDADLMSYNDAPMIYLFFYKELYAIQPWITDFKVPSIFTGQAWTSVQIKRQQQQ
- a CDS encoding ABC transporter permease is translated as MFAFIIRRLVLSIPTLLGVMVVVFLLLYVAPGDPVQDMVGERADAETIARLRKELHLDEPVLKQFALYTGGVLRGDLGRSYITQRPIIQDIRERFPKTLLLAGSAMLLASVLGITIGVLSSRNPGGWFDRISLGLAYLGISFPVYWVGLILILVFAVTLKWLPPSGYGGVEYLILPALALGSRSIAFLARVTRSAMLDVLHSDFVRTARAKGLTEQVVVMRHALRNALIPIVTVLGLDFGYYLTGSILTETIFSWPGIGRYVVNAIARRDLPAISGTVLFLSFVFVLVNLLTDLAYAKADPRVTYS
- a CDS encoding NAD(P)/FAD-dependent oxidoreductase encodes the protein MTIIGGGPTGLFASFYAGMRGATAQIVDTLPQLGGQLTALYPEKYIFDVGGYRQILAKDLVNALADQAGQFNFPSFLNQHVTGLEQENGHFVLVTETDRFPSRSVIIAAGIGAFTPRRLPQACAEPWYGRGIFDNVADPELFRDQRIVIIGGGDTAFDWAHQLRDRAAAVTLVHRSDRYRAHGATVAEVNAAVVAGRTTLLPFHELHDVLSSDDRLTGVTLRDVKTKETRDVEADSVLPMLGFVSDIGPLANWGLTLEKDEIVVNSLMETGRPGIYAAGDITAYPGKLKLIATGFGEAAAAVNQAFHWIYPEKKVNPGHSSNMAVFGQKDD
- a CDS encoding cob(I)yrinic acid a,c-diamide adenosyltransferase, whose product is MKIYTKTGDEGMTGLFGGGRVSKDHARVEAYGDVDELNAFVGLARAAEPMPQIDEVLVPIQRDLFSIGALLATPDQEKMQQHLSKARIGDDRIAELEHSIDACDRELDTLKAFILPGGTQKAAALHVARTVCRRAERRVISLQREVEIPQIVVVYLNRLSDLLFTLARAANARAGAGEVTW
- the aroB gene encoding 3-dehydroquinate synthase; translation: MSGLASPGEGGEVRILPYPIIVERGALDRLGDIVRRFAPAHRYAVITDSNVGPIYGIRAIGGFLPGSADLFTVPAGETNKTRESWSRLTDDLVAAGFGRDSAVVALGGGMVGDLAGFVAGTFMRGVPVVQVPTTFLAMIDASIGGKTGVDTPSGKNLVGLFHPPAAVVSDPETLGTLALDLLRTGFAEAIKHGVIADSGYFGFVTQELPTLLAPGGAGSDTLTRVVVRSIQIKAGIVARDERERGLRKVLNFGHTIGHALEALSGYDLAHGEAVAIGMALESALAERAGIAEAGTSEAIRNALSAAGLPVRRPLGVAGERIIEAMRADKKARRGETEYALPCRIGAMAGSSSGWAVTVADDIVREVLT
- a CDS encoding 3D domain-containing protein; translation: MKRGDFIRLAIAVAIAIMFIQSGAMRLPMSKVVLKHQPVFVYAKPAMVYTKPALVAGAKKVIRESRHIKGVIRRASAREALRMRALGIVPHPRQFARASAGEEVPVSLTQYCLKGTTRRGRWVRPGIVAADPRIFPLARYVEVFMGNKYIGRFLVDDTGRNVIGATLDIWTPSCKQATRFGRQFGRAVLVAREEEHRPSLAQLQLDVIPDLRAVAELFEGLAKR
- a CDS encoding RNA polymerase sigma factor RpoD/SigA → MQTSAESKSKGFFRSSPSTAFDQYLQDIQKLPLISNAEEERRLARRAQAGDEKAAERLVTANLRFVISYVKKYQGHGLDLSELVAIGNEGLLKAVRKFDPEQGVKFISYAVWWVRQAVLKALAEQTRSVRIPLNQNSQLIKLARAQTVLSQVLKRDPTDHEIGRLLEETPEAVRSAKQMSATEISLDAPIDRSDREACTLGERFAGVDGAEIEEVTDFHLMREFIDRVFRKYLTPRERKILHLYYGLEQGSDAMTLEKIGALMGVTRERIRQIRERAFEKLRESPDGAALSGFWTAD
- a CDS encoding diacylglycerol kinase family protein, with translation MTDRSLIPAFVNPGSGSSEKARDALTSSGHFDVQEVEPAKLEHEIKRAVAAGAKRILIAGGDGSICAAAQVISGTDVELAILPGGTLNHFAIDNGIPVELAEAVRVAIGTRTRTVDVGFAGNRVFLNTSSIGAYVTFVRLRDRLEKRFGYKLASLIASIRIFFSLRRLRVELEVDGQVKHYRTPLVFIGVGERELEFPHLGTRVKNGKRGLHLFIVHGRRRGRLLVVAFEAVSRGVASVRRMPELDAFVLERCTIDLRRPQALIAFDGETEPMATPLEYRIEHDTLRIVVPVPVEELVGEAAAAHPA